A single Campylobacter concisus DNA region contains:
- a CDS encoding plasminogen-binding N-terminal domain-containing protein, whose protein sequence is MKRIFVILSLVFGFAFGADFSLNEYRTPIISVDSDGTATIVDSPEILIGSSGVVLHKFDTDSSIIARVSVISKNSGFAKIRFEVFDLLEQKALPLPGIAPANGDMVVLNYLYNRSLIIVPNKEIYEEITSAFPNMIFIHPDLIGAYLSYEYKPNPNRDDFRKMCAQSAAGLIFVAMDGRSVFADCQSFKVLKEFKSGEVEYYQLPFYTRVSDIDTVFWKLNSEHINNYDAHYEKLFEEDN, encoded by the coding sequence TATATTTGTGATTTTATCGCTAGTTTTTGGCTTTGCTTTTGGGGCTGATTTTTCTTTAAATGAGTATAGAACTCCTATAATTAGCGTCGATAGTGATGGCACAGCGACGATAGTTGATAGTCCAGAAATTTTAATCGGCTCAAGTGGTGTCGTACTTCATAAATTTGATACTGATAGCTCTATCATTGCAAGAGTTAGTGTTATATCAAAAAATTCTGGCTTTGCTAAGATTAGATTTGAGGTGTTTGATCTGCTTGAGCAAAAGGCTCTCCCGCTTCCAGGCATTGCACCTGCAAATGGCGATATGGTCGTGCTAAACTATCTTTATAACCGCTCATTAATCATCGTGCCAAATAAAGAAATTTACGAAGAGATCACATCTGCGTTTCCAAATATGATATTTATTCATCCAGATCTTATTGGAGCGTATCTAAGCTACGAATACAAGCCAAATCCAAACAGAGATGACTTTAGAAAAATGTGCGCTCAAAGTGCAGCCGGTCTAATTTTCGTAGCAATGGATGGCAGAAGTGTTTTTGCCGATTGTCAAAGCTTTAAAGTACTAAAAGAATTTAAAAGTGGCGAGGTTGAGTACTATCAGCTACCATTTTATACAAGAGTTAGCGACATAGACACTGTGTTTTGGAAGCTAAATAGTGAGCATATCAACAACTACGACGCTCACTACGAAAAACTTTTTGAAGAAGATAACTGA